The Triticum aestivum cultivar Chinese Spring chromosome 5A, IWGSC CS RefSeq v2.1, whole genome shotgun sequence genomic sequence AGGTCATTGTTGGCAATGGAACACGAGCCAGATTCTGGACTGAAAGGTGAATCAACAGTTCGCGCCGGTCTTAGTTGCCGCGGCCCTGCCACACACATTGAAAAGAAGGACATTGCCTGAAGCCCTGGGGAGGTAGGATGGATCCATGATATCTCAGGAGCTCTCAACACGCAAGGGATCGTGGAGTTCATCGACATAGTCGAGGTCATCAACGCCCAATCCCCAATACCTGACACCAAAGATCAGCTCATGTGGAATGGGCCTTGTCCAAGTCATATGACTACACCGCACATTCTACTCGTCACACTTTCTTTGCCGGCCACCAAGGGAAAGAAAGTATGAACAGGCAGCGAGGCGATGCTCAACTCGATCATTCAGGGCCAGAAAGTGTCTGATTCTTAGTTTGGTGAGACCTAGGGGAAGACCAAGGTAGCAAAAGGAAAGCAGTCAATTTTGCATCGAGAAAGGACAGCCAGATGATGCAGGGGAAGACCCAGGTATGCAAAGGGAAGGAGCCCATTGTGCATGCAAAAAGGCTTGCCGGATGGCGTCTTGTCTTCGCAGACACAATGGGGAGGATGCATGATTTGTGAAAGTTGACACATACTAAAATTCATTGTTAAGAGAATTCACATTTTAGGACAGGATATGATTAGCTGTATAGAACCCCAGAAGGGTGCGTAGTACACTCTGATTTTACAGCATGAACACACACCAAGTTCAAAGTTAAAACAGCTTGAAGGTTTGCCACGACCCACATAATAATCGGGTCATACTCAGTTATAGACGATCAGAAACTGCAAATCAGCATCTGCAGAATGCCCAGACAGCAGTTGGCAGCACCCATGTAATATGAAAGAATGACTAAAAATACGCTTCTAATAAAGCATGCATGAGTCAAAACTAaccttttttatttttataatgGCGCTTCTGGAGGAAATTCCGCACTTCAACAGGATTCCTGGCTGCCAACAGGGGTTGATTTTCATGTGTTAGACTGAGTCCATGCCTGAAAAAGCAATCAGTGAGGACATATATATTCGGGTGCAGATAGATTAACACTAAAAGGACAAACTTATACCTAGTATTGAAATAGTTTATGTAGGTAAGGGCACTGCCATCACGAAGGTGCAGAAGAGATTTGGAATTTAAGTCAAGGAACCCATTAACAGCATAGAATTTGCTATTGTGAGGGGTACAAACAATGGAATTTTGAAGCATGCATCTGCACAGAGGACCATCTTTTGTTTGCAGTAAATCAACTTGTTTACAAGAATGGCAATGTCTGATATCCTTGTTACTGGCATCATATACTTGCGAGGTCGAGAACTTGATACTGCACCAATCAACTTTGCCAGAAACCAAGGGTAGCAGTAGATAGACAATTCCAATGGACACTTGCATCTCATGGGAGTATTTAACAGCGTTAATGACCTCAGAATGGTCTTTATTAATAAGCAAAGAAAGAATAGTAGTCTGAAATCTTCTTGCCATAACTACCTGAAGAAACAAACATTATGCTATTCATCACGAAGACTAGCACAGAAAAAATTCCATTGATGAAACGGAGGAAGGACTATATAAGAATGATAATATCAAACATAAGCCCCAACTTACCTGTTCTTGATTCAAATGAATGATTCCCACATATTTCATGGCAACACTAGCATTGTCTTGCTCACCAAACAATTTTAGTGAGGTAGAGACAAAGTCTGGTCCCAAATCACATTTCACAGCTAGAAGTATATCATTTGGACAATAAGTTGTTTTCAAGCACCCTTCTACTGAAATCTTGTAGCAATAATATATTCCAAGACGAGAAAAGGATAACCAATTGTACACAAATTCCTCTGGAAAGTACTCAGGCTGCTCGTGTTGGTATTTCTCAACAACTACAAGAGGAACGATGAAGCAATGTTAATGCGCGAGGCCAATCCAATAGCATGTACATATTCATATTGAACAATATTATGCGGCAAAGAGGGAATACGTTTGCGACGAGTAACATTGTATTTTTCAATCTGAGTTCTTAGCCTACACTTCTCAAGTATAATGAAAGTGCAAAATCAACAAGTACCAAGTATAATTCATGTGAGATAACTTTGTACAGTTGAATATATTTCAATATGTTTGTACCAGAAGAGCCAATTGTAATTATGAGCCTAACCTACCATGCAACATGAGTACCATGACTATCTAGGATAAAATCATTTGGCATAGGTTGAATTTTGCAGTTTTTAAGAACCCAAAGAAGGCCCAAGTTGCTAACTGCAAGAAATTTTACAAACTAGATCAACTCAACATTATCAACTCTACCCTGAGAGCACTTTCTTCTCTTCGTGGTAGGCTGTCAGGAAAGAGTCTCTTTAGTCaccaacactacaaattaaattACCACTATTACAACTTGCACAATGAACTAGCACAACCTGCATAATCAACCATCACAACTTGCACAATAacctacataatcaaacagcacaACCTGCATAGTAAACTCCCTGCATAATCCATCACAGCTAAATATGCATAAATTACAATAGCTGGACCAAGTGAATTAGTTAGTTTTTAATGATAAGCATACCAATGTCGGGTTCTTCTTCACATGGAAAACCAAATTCTGGTAACAGATAATCTGTTAGAGCGCCGACAGCATGTAATTCTCGGCAGGCTTTAAGACAAACTGCCTTTTTGAGGGCAGAAACTTCTCCTTCTGTATTAACAGCCTGCACAGGGCTGCTATTGGGAAGGTACAGGGTGCAAGTACGTAGTTCCTTGTCAATAATGAATCTCGGTAGAGGTTTAAAGTATCTGGGACAGAGATATAATCCATGAGAAACATAAGATACTTGTGCCAGAAAATGATTTGCAATATGAAACAGAAGGAACCATAATTTAAGATACATAGAACAGACTCATCAGATGGGAGCTTCGAGCAGAAAAAATAAATCAACTGGACACTGGAGTTCATAGTCACAGTTGCACCAGTGGATTCAACACGGTAATATTCTTCCTGCAACAAGGTGTCTTCAAGTGGTTGACACATAGTAGATGCAAGCTTCAGAGATGCTTCCCGCATTATTTGCCCGCTTGCAAGAAACTTCAGTGTCTTAGAGTGGGCCTCTGCATCCCCCCTGATACAGAAAGAACTAGAAGTTATGATGAGAACAAAGGTAAAGTAGGGGTTGCTTGTAATTCAAGAGGAAACTGTACTAATAAATCAACTTAAGACACAACTTGAGTATATCAATTTTTTCACTGTAGCATGAATCCACATTTTGTAGCTAAATAGAAAAATGTGATCAGTAGGAATAGAATTAACAGATCTGATCAGACTACTGATAATAAAATAGGCACTGACTAGTTTCCACCAATAACCGAGCAAAAAATCGGACGGTTTTCTACTCAAATATAGTTATCTCGATTGAAAACAGATCCATACCATGTTATGGTTACCTGCGGTTTCCATACAGATCTGACAGGAAAACATATCAGAATTTGGAATCATACCGGCACTCACATCGCGCCAGCTTGCAATATTAAGTGAACACTAGGAAACACTAGTCAATTTTGGGTTCTTAATGAAAAAGCAAACAAGTGGCTTTTGAACTTGGCCTTTATTGATTGTTTCAGATTTGAACATATCAGGATTTGGAGTCATATCGGCAGTCCCATCAAGCCATCTCACAATATTAAGTGAACACTAGCATTTAACATCTAACCAGGTATGCTTAATCCAATATAAACAATTCAACTGATAAACGAAACGCACTGAGTAATATAGGCGAACAACAATTTACTGGTACTATTAACCAAGGATTATATACTGAGCACATGCTATTCAACTGATGAAGTGGGAAAAGCGGTGGATAATGTCCACAATATAGAAGACAAAGATTTTAATTTGCATGAAGATGAACAATTAAATAAAATTTGTGCTGGAAacaaaaaaatagcaacaaaaatCAAAAGACATGCCTTCTAACAAGCAAAACATAGTCAGAGTTTGGCATCCGAGCTCGACCACGTGACTGTATAAAGCTGCGCCCAGTTGTTGGTGGATCAAAGCGAATTACTAAGTGACAACCTGGCACATTCAGCCCCTCCTCCAATACTTGTGTGGTCACAATTATATGTACCTACAGGAACATCCCTCTCCTATCAGAGAATTATCATGTCGTTTAACAGAATGTGAGCACAGGACAACAGTATTAATGGCGAACCTTTCCTCCTTTAAAGGCGTCAACAATTTCCGTTTGTTTATTTCTACTCTGGTTGTGAAACATAGGTCTGTTTCCTGCAATGTGTTTAATAATCCACCCAGGCATTTGATTGATAGTGGACAGGAGAGACTCCAATACAATGCTTGTAACAACTCTCTCGACAAATACAATgcatcttaagtcttgcatgtgccTGAAAGAGAGAGAGATTATTCTACTAAAACAAAATGAACTTAATGAGAAACTACACATGCACAAAAAAAGTGTTGTTTTAGTCACTAAATTCGTGTAGAACGAAGGAACTAATCACATTGACAGTGACCATGTGACATGTTTATGTAAGTTATGCACTGTACCATAGCCATCCCCTTGTCCAATATCTCTGTTTACTGGTCCATTTCTTGGATGTTACTTTTCAGAATCTCAACTTCATTTATACCCATGTCCCACTTTTTACTGGTCATTTCACTGGACTGAGGCTGAAAGTTGATGTTTTGGGGAAAATGTAATTAGACAAAATGAGTACAGCACTATTGTTCACCACATTCTAATTAGATCGATCTTGGAACATCCAGGATAAATAGGCTAGACtaagagatactccctccgtccaaaaaagcttgtccctgaaatgaatgtatctagcatcaagttagtgctagatacatccatttgatacaCAAGCTTTTTCAGACGGAGGAAGTACAAACTAAACCCTTGATACAAGTCCTCGTACATATGGAGATAGATAACTTggatctcaggtaatcctatcttTCCTAACTACCGGGATATTATTCCCTAAACGGATAACTGGGGCACATGACAGTTGTAGCAAAGCCAATGCAATCAAGGGAGTAAATATGTGAACTAAATTGGCATACTAAATATAAGGTCCAAGTATTTTACCACCTGTATTCCAGAAGAAACTGAACAAGACAATGAACTTTAGGTGTCAATAACCCATCTTGCAAATCAGCTGCAAAATCTTCACCAATATGACCTATGAAAATAGCAGAGGGTCAAAAAAAACATGGTATAATAGTTAACTTTGTGTTTAAAGAGATCGATGGTATCTTTCACCTCATTTCAAGTTAGGATGATATATTCACAAGTGAATTTTAATTTGTTGTTGTATAACATTTTGCTTGATATATGGATAGCAGATGTGATATGATACAACATTAAAAGCAGAGCCATTTACGATTTGACAGACAGATACCAGACTTGATATGATACACCATGAAAAGCACAACAATGTGCTGTGCCATCACCAGGTATACACAACTTACGAATCGGTACAGTGCTTTACCGACAAATAATGATTACGAGTTAACAGTAGCAGCATTGGAAGAATAGTCATACACCAAATAACTCGTACAAAATTGACTTTCAGGAATATATAAGCTGAATAGACAAAACGAAAAATCACAACTGCATGTCTACCTCTCTTTGAAAAACATGAGAGTTCCCTGTATACTTCTTCACTATAGCTTCTAACAAAGCCTTCAACATTCTTATCCAGTTCTTCACCCCAGAAAGATAAGAATTGTTCGTTAGTTGTTGAGTGTATCTCAGCAgcctgaaaataataataataaaggttAAGGCATTTCAGGGCTATAAGAATTGTTCGTTAGTTGTTGAGTGTATCTCAGCAGcctgaaaataataataaaaaaggttAAGGCATTTCAGGGCTACACAAATGTAATACAAGCATGCATCATTGTATGTTCTCACACCTTTGCTGCTAGCCATACTCCAAGATTAGCTGTGCAATATAAGAATGCCTTGTGTAATTTTGATATCCCTTTCTTCGCATTTTTCCGAGACAATCCATGTAGATTTGCCTTGAGGACTTCTAAATGCTAAGAGAATGTAAACAAGTTAGGTTACTGAATGTGTTAGAAGACAAGGCATGCATATACAAAAAACTACTATATCACACCAACACAAACAGAATGCCAGGGAAAAACAAAATGTGAAAACAATTGTATAGCAACTTTCCAAGTATGCAGACATGGCTGTATTTAATAAGAAAAGCAAATCATGCAATATAATTATTACTTCAACTTCCACTTGGACTAAATATAGATGCTAAATTTGATCATAGTTTATTATGTTACATAAATAGAGAAAATTATGCCAATATTATTTAAGAAAAAACCAACTTTAGGTCCTTGAGCTGTTTACCTTACCTCTGCTCAACTCACACCCTCAACTTCAAGGCCGTTAAACTTGCATCCCTCAAATATCAAAACCATGCAACTAAGCGCTGGGCCCTAAACTGACCAGGACCTAATGTCAGCAAGCTTTAGTGTACATGCCAGTGGTAGTCCCCTGATTTGCAATACTTTGCATGTATGGAGAACCGTTAGGGCTCTCTTCCTACGATGCATTGCTTTCTTACAAGTACTTGTGGCTGGACCTCTAACGTCACTGCTTGACAGTCGATAGGTTGGAGCGTCACAATCTCTGTGCTCTTTGTTCCCAGGTGTCGAATCAATGGAAAGTCGTGACCTCCTAGCCCAGGCCtcgacgcgcgtcttcagccatctcttcCGCTCCGACCCC encodes the following:
- the LOC123102437 gene encoding endoribonuclease Dicer homolog 2a isoform X2; amino-acid sequence: MGDAATAAVAADAAATEEAHKEDPEIVARWYQLEALERAMSGNTVAFLDTGAGKTLIAGLLLRAYAHRVRKPARDYAVFLVPTRVLVEQQARVIEAHTDLRVSKFTGDMGVDFWNAAIWRRVVDDAEVLVMTPQILLDNLRHSFFSLQDIALLIFDECHRAKGNSPYACILKEFYHPVMNSRPRGPLPRIFGMTASPTDSKNLLQESYSKRIVELENLLNSKVYTVDNESALSEYIPFATTRIVQYDDYIIPSNSHNHIKSCLDKLQEKHLEVLKANLHGLSRKNAKKGISKLHKAFLYCTANLGVWLAAKAAEIHSTTNEQFLSFWGEELDKNVEGFVRSYSEEVYRELSCFSKRGHIGEDFAADLQDGLLTPKVHCLVQFLLEYRHMQDLRCIVFVERVVTSIVLESLLSTINQMPGWIIKHIAGNRPMFHNQSRNKQTEIVDAFKGGKVHIIVTTQVLEEGLNVPGCHLVIRFDPPTTGRSFIQSRGRARMPNSDYVLLVRRGDAEAHSKTLKFLASGQIMREASLKLASTMCQPLEDTLLQEEYYRVESTGATVTMNSSVQLIYFFCSKLPSDEYFKPLPRFIIDKELRTCTLYLPNSSPVQAVNTEGEVSALKKAVCLKACRELHAVGALTDYLLPEFGFPCEEEPDIVVEKYQHEQPEYFPEEFVYNWLSFSRLGIYYCYKISVEGCLKTTYCPNDILLAVKCDLGPDFVSTSLKLFGEQDNASVAMKYVGIIHLNQEQVVMARRFQTTILSLLINKDHSEVINAVKYSHEMQVSIGIVYLLLPLVSGKVDWCSIKFSTSQVYDASNKDIRHCHSCKQVDLLQTKDGPLCRCMLQNSIVCTPHNSKFYAVNGFLDLNSKSLLHLRDGSALTYINYFNTRHGLSLTHENQPLLAARNPVEVRNFLQKRHYKNKKESRTSHGVELPPELCRLVMSPVSNNTLYSFSVIPSVMYRIQCLLLSAKLKDQLGPTMQQFAIPALKILEAVTTKECQEEFSQESLETLGDSFLKYVATQHLYGKYKLQHEGTLTKMKKNLISNAALCQLACSNNLVRLEFLGDAVLDHLFTIYFYNQYPECTPELLTDLRSASVNNNCYAHAAAKAGLNKHILHSSLQLHGRMAYYFENFKQPFTGPSHGWEAGIGLPKVLGDVIESLAGAIYLDSKYDKEVVWKSMKQLLEPLATPETVERDPVKLLQEFCARRSYSSSYTKAHKDGVSSVVAEVQVEGTTYTATETGPDKIVAKKLAAKSLLNNLKAIVP